One window of the Nodosilinea sp. PGN35 genome contains the following:
- a CDS encoding Calvin cycle protein CP12: MGLTTTLPTSAPSIQPTLAARLQVAFEHARRLSALYDINSTDVAIAWETVEELSTAHRRQAAQTTAFERYCNAHPDAPECRIYED; the protein is encoded by the coding sequence ATGGGTCTTACCACCACCCTGCCTACCTCAGCTCCCTCAATTCAGCCCACGCTGGCGGCGCGGCTACAGGTTGCGTTCGAACATGCTCGCCGCCTCAGCGCGCTATACGACATCAACAGTACAGACGTTGCGATCGCCTGGGAAACCGTCGAAGAACTCTCGACAGCCCACCGCCGTCAGGCGGCTCAGACCACCGCCTTCGAGCGCTACTGCAATGCTCACCCCGACGCTCCGGAGTGCCGAATCTACGAAGACTAG
- a CDS encoding phosphate-starvation-inducible PsiE family protein has translation MQNLPASSRWATWLNGNYVVRLLELVQDLIVISLCMGLFSFMVMQLRGMFLSLLPPLNFPEVTADILFLLILVELFRLLIIYLQEHRVSIGVAVEVSIVSVLREIIVRGVLDTPWTQVLASCAFLLVLGGLLLVRAWIPPTFDGVDPEQEISRRHRIRFAQELTERGAVQPTLD, from the coding sequence ATGCAAAACCTCCCTGCTTCCTCCCGCTGGGCCACCTGGCTAAACGGCAACTACGTGGTTCGTCTGCTTGAGCTGGTTCAAGACCTGATCGTGATTTCGCTCTGTATGGGGCTGTTTAGCTTCATGGTGATGCAGCTGCGGGGGATGTTTCTCTCGCTGCTGCCGCCGCTCAACTTTCCTGAGGTGACCGCCGACATTTTGTTTTTGCTGATTTTGGTAGAGCTGTTTCGGCTGCTGATTATCTATCTGCAAGAGCACCGCGTTTCGATTGGAGTGGCGGTCGAAGTGTCAATTGTGTCGGTGCTGCGAGAAATTATTGTGCGCGGCGTACTCGATACCCCCTGGACCCAGGTGCTAGCCAGCTGCGCGTTCTTGCTGGTGCTGGGCGGGCTGCTGCTGGTGCGGGCCTGGATTCCGCCCACCTTCGACGGCGTTGACCCAGAGCAGGAAATTTCGCGTCGCCACCGCATTCGCTTTGCTCAGGAGCTGACCGAACGGGGTGCGGTCCAGCCTACCCTCGATTGA
- a CDS encoding diflavin flavoprotein, which yields MVTVRTFPQQLPSASRLTLQIAAFAPDSTAIRCLDWDRDRFDIEFELQNGTTYNSFLIQGEQTALIDTSHGKFGALYLEELAAIVDPKTIDYLVVNHTEPDHSGLIGDLLTLAPQITVVASKVAIQFLQNQIHRPFACQVVKSGDRLDLGRGHELAFISAPNLHWPDTMLTYDSGTGVLYTCDVFGLHYCDDTLYDEVPALLEADFQLYYDCLMGPNARSVLAALKRMEPFPISQIATGHGPLLRHHVTDWTGRYRTWSETQAQAEPFVAIFYAGEYGFSDRIAHALGQGLLKTATAVELVDLLDTDIPTVRELVTTAAGLVLGMPPQSAPELAPILSTILAAAHPKQAIGLFETGGGQDEPIFPLRNRFQELGLTTAFEPILIKAAPTEATDQLCEEAGTDLGQWVNRDRTQRQSQHLDSELDQALGRLSTELYILTARKGDISSAMLASWVIQASTEPPGVAIAVAKDRAIESLLHGGDTFVLNVLEEGHYQPLMKHFLKRFPPGGDRFEGIATYAAVNGSPILAEALAYLECTVTHRLEAGDHWVIYCTAQAGRVAKPDGLTAVHHRKASNHY from the coding sequence ATGGTTACTGTCAGGACCTTTCCTCAACAATTGCCATCAGCGTCGCGACTGACCCTGCAGATCGCGGCCTTTGCCCCTGATTCCACCGCTATTCGCTGCCTGGACTGGGACCGCGATCGCTTTGACATTGAGTTTGAGCTGCAAAACGGCACCACCTACAACTCGTTTCTGATTCAGGGCGAACAAACGGCGCTGATCGACACTAGCCACGGCAAGTTCGGGGCGCTGTACCTGGAAGAACTGGCGGCGATCGTTGACCCCAAAACCATCGATTACCTGGTCGTCAACCACACGGAGCCGGACCACAGCGGGCTAATCGGTGACCTGCTGACCCTGGCTCCCCAGATTACGGTGGTGGCCTCCAAAGTGGCGATCCAGTTTTTGCAGAACCAGATCCACCGCCCCTTTGCCTGCCAGGTGGTCAAAAGCGGCGATCGCCTGGATCTGGGCCGGGGCCACGAGCTGGCCTTTATCTCGGCCCCCAATTTGCACTGGCCCGACACCATGCTCACCTACGACAGCGGCACCGGGGTGCTCTACACCTGCGATGTGTTTGGCCTGCACTACTGCGATGACACTCTCTACGACGAAGTACCGGCCCTGCTGGAGGCCGATTTTCAGCTCTACTACGACTGTCTGATGGGGCCAAACGCCCGCTCGGTGCTGGCGGCGCTGAAGCGGATGGAACCCTTTCCGATCAGCCAGATTGCCACGGGCCACGGCCCGCTGCTGCGCCACCATGTGACCGACTGGACTGGGCGCTACCGCACCTGGAGCGAGACCCAGGCCCAGGCCGAGCCCTTTGTGGCCATCTTTTACGCCGGGGAGTACGGGTTTAGCGATCGCATTGCCCATGCCCTGGGCCAGGGGCTGCTCAAAACCGCCACCGCCGTAGAACTGGTGGATTTGCTCGATACCGATATTCCCACCGTGCGAGAGCTGGTGACCACCGCTGCGGGTCTGGTTTTGGGCATGCCGCCCCAGTCGGCCCCTGAGCTGGCCCCAATCCTCAGCACCATTCTGGCGGCGGCCCACCCCAAGCAGGCGATCGGGCTGTTTGAAACCGGCGGTGGCCAGGATGAACCAATCTTTCCCCTGCGCAACCGCTTTCAGGAGCTGGGGCTGACCACCGCCTTTGAGCCTATTTTGATCAAGGCGGCCCCGACGGAGGCCACCGACCAGCTCTGCGAAGAGGCGGGCACCGACCTGGGCCAGTGGGTCAACCGCGACCGCACCCAGAGGCAGAGCCAACACCTCGACTCGGAGCTAGACCAGGCCCTGGGCCGCCTCAGCACCGAGCTCTATATATTGACCGCTCGCAAGGGCGACATCAGCAGCGCCATGCTGGCCTCCTGGGTCATTCAGGCCAGCACCGAGCCCCCCGGCGTGGCCATCGCCGTGGCCAAAGACCGCGCGATCGAATCGCTGCTGCACGGGGGCGACACCTTTGTGCTCAACGTGCTGGAAGAGGGCCACTACCAGCCGCTGATGAAGCATTTTCTCAAGCGCTTTCCCCCGGGGGGCGATCGCTTTGAGGGCATCGCCACCTACGCCGCCGTCAATGGCTCCCCAATTTTGGCCGAAGCGCTGGCCTATCTGGAATGCACCGTTACCCATCGGCTGGAAGCCGGCGATCACTGGGTGATCTACTGCACCGCGCAGGCCGGACGGGTGGCCAAACCGGATGGGCTGACGGCGGTGCACCACCGCAAGGCGAGTAACCATTACTGA
- the prfC gene encoding peptide chain release factor 3, protein MTDAAVSPVATPASIAAAVEQRRNFAIISHPDAGKTTLTEKLLLYGGAIQEAGAVKAKRAQRSATSDWMELEQQRGISITSTVLQFAYGGYTINLLDTPGHQDFSEDTYRTLAAADNAVMLEDAAKGLEPQTLKLFEVCRMRSLPIFTFFNKMDRPAREPLELLDEIEQRLGLQTYAVNWPIGMGDRFKGVFDRRHRQIHLFERSIHGSRAAKKTVIDLGDPAIEDLLDQDLYYQFKEELEVIEELGPELDLEAVHAGQQTPVFFGSAMTNFGVQLFLDAFLDYALKPSARSSTLGEIPPTNEDFSGFVFKLQANMDPKHRDRIAFVRVCSGKFEKDMVVSHARSGKSVRLSHPQKLFGQGRESLEEAYPGDVIGLNNPGVFAIGDTIYQGKRLEYDGIPCFSPEIFAYLKNPNPSKYKQFQKGVSELREEGAVQIMFSADESKRDPILAAVGQLQLEVVQYRLQNEYGVETRIEPLPYSVARWVEGGWEALEAAGRLFNTVTVKDSWDRPVLLFKNEWNCQQVMADHPKLKLSAIAPVVSGKEPEAL, encoded by the coding sequence ATGACTGACGCCGCTGTTTCTCCTGTCGCCACCCCCGCCTCGATCGCCGCAGCGGTAGAGCAGCGGCGCAATTTTGCCATCATCTCCCACCCCGACGCCGGTAAGACGACGCTGACCGAAAAGCTGCTGCTCTACGGAGGCGCTATTCAAGAGGCGGGGGCGGTGAAGGCCAAGCGCGCCCAGCGCAGCGCCACCTCCGACTGGATGGAGCTGGAGCAGCAGCGGGGGATTTCGATCACCTCCACGGTGCTCCAGTTTGCCTACGGCGGCTACACCATCAACCTGCTGGATACCCCCGGCCACCAGGACTTTAGCGAAGACACCTACCGGACCCTGGCCGCCGCCGACAACGCGGTAATGCTCGAAGACGCGGCCAAGGGTCTGGAACCTCAAACGCTGAAGCTGTTTGAAGTGTGCCGCATGCGATCGCTGCCCATCTTCACCTTCTTCAACAAGATGGATCGCCCGGCCCGCGAACCCCTGGAGCTGCTGGATGAGATCGAGCAGCGGCTGGGGCTGCAAACCTACGCGGTCAACTGGCCGATCGGCATGGGCGATCGCTTCAAGGGCGTGTTTGATCGCCGCCACCGCCAGATTCACCTGTTTGAGCGCAGCATCCACGGCAGCCGCGCCGCCAAAAAGACCGTGATTGACCTGGGCGACCCGGCGATCGAAGACCTGCTCGATCAAGACCTCTACTACCAGTTCAAGGAAGAGCTGGAGGTGATCGAAGAGCTGGGGCCAGAGCTAGATCTTGAGGCCGTCCACGCCGGGCAGCAGACGCCTGTGTTCTTTGGCAGCGCCATGACCAACTTTGGCGTGCAGCTCTTTCTCGACGCCTTTTTAGACTACGCCCTCAAGCCCTCGGCTCGCAGCAGCACCCTGGGGGAAATTCCGCCCACCAACGAAGACTTCTCGGGGTTTGTGTTCAAGCTCCAGGCAAATATGGACCCCAAACACAGGGATCGCATCGCCTTTGTGCGGGTGTGCTCCGGCAAGTTTGAGAAAGACATGGTGGTCAGCCACGCCCGCAGCGGCAAATCGGTACGGCTATCGCACCCCCAAAAGCTGTTTGGCCAGGGCCGCGAATCGCTGGAAGAGGCCTACCCCGGCGACGTGATCGGCCTCAACAACCCCGGCGTGTTTGCCATTGGCGACACCATCTACCAGGGCAAGCGGCTGGAGTACGACGGCATTCCCTGCTTTTCGCCGGAGATCTTTGCCTACCTGAAGAACCCCAACCCCTCGAAGTACAAGCAGTTTCAAAAGGGGGTGTCTGAGCTGCGCGAAGAAGGGGCGGTGCAGATTATGTTTTCCGCCGATGAGTCGAAACGCGACCCGATTCTCGCCGCCGTGGGTCAGCTCCAGCTGGAGGTGGTGCAGTACCGCCTGCAAAACGAGTACGGCGTCGAGACCCGAATTGAGCCGCTGCCCTACTCGGTGGCCCGCTGGGTGGAGGGCGGCTGGGAAGCCCTGGAGGCGGCGGGGCGACTGTTCAACACCGTCACCGTCAAAGACAGCTGGGACCGCCCGGTGCTGCTGTTCAAAAATGAGTGGAACTGCCAGCAGGTGATGGCCGACCACCCGAAGCTGAAGCTGAGCGCGATCGCCCCGGTGGTCTCGGGCAAAGAGCCGGAGGCGCTATAG
- a CDS encoding AbrB/MazE/SpoVT family DNA-binding domain-containing protein, which translates to MEVTRLSSKGQVIIPKALRVAHRWEAGQELIAVDVGDGILLKPKKPFEPTTLAEVAGCLKYEGPAKSLEDMERALRQGVQEQGHDRR; encoded by the coding sequence ATGGAAGTCACTCGTCTGTCGAGCAAAGGTCAGGTGATTATCCCCAAGGCCCTGCGGGTCGCCCACCGCTGGGAAGCGGGGCAAGAATTGATTGCCGTCGATGTGGGCGACGGCATTTTGCTCAAACCCAAAAAGCCCTTTGAGCCTACCACCCTGGCGGAGGTGGCAGGTTGTCTGAAGTATGAAGGCCCAGCCAAAAGCCTGGAGGATATGGAGCGCGCTCTGCGTCAGGGCGTGCAGGAGCAGGGGCATGATCGCCGTTGA
- a CDS encoding type II toxin-antitoxin system VapC family toxin — MIAVDTNILIRLITQDDEAQHRASVDLFQNPEIFIPDTVILETEWVLRFAYDFKTQEICTALRKVFGLPNVYLANENLTAQVLQWYENGLDFADALHLATSQHCSVLYTFDKEFIKRAKKLTDQPVQKP; from the coding sequence ATGATCGCCGTTGACACCAACATTCTGATACGACTCATCACCCAGGATGACGAAGCGCAGCACAGGGCTAGCGTAGACCTCTTTCAAAACCCCGAAATCTTCATTCCCGACACGGTGATTCTGGAGACAGAATGGGTGCTGCGCTTTGCCTACGACTTCAAGACCCAGGAGATTTGCACAGCCCTGAGAAAAGTCTTTGGTCTGCCCAACGTCTATCTCGCCAACGAAAATTTAACCGCCCAGGTCTTGCAATGGTACGAAAACGGCCTGGATTTTGCTGATGCCCTGCATCTGGCCACCAGCCAGCACTGCTCTGTCCTGTATACCTTTGACAAGGAATTTATCAAACGCGCCAAAAAACTCACCGACCAGCCCGTTCAAAAACCGTAA
- a CDS encoding pentapeptide repeat-containing protein produces MSQGKYQGKRLSATDVTRLYAAGERDFRGAVLRGCNFYGVDLSGADLSGADIRSANFSLTLLIDTNFAKAKCGVQKRWLLAKIALVAWFSTLFAAVSSAAKDSYLKSFVSPEHAVQNIELTYYLVFASNLVIFLILIEKAFSARSSIFIALFGLTSGITLINHLGASRGFGILALLGIIFIFISPFSFPSKTLTPNIAMPFALTAISVVIVFVASTLAIGIVQTLFFIRYNPRYHPSENIFLGWGENLGWAAFVLTPLLFFVFISVWREGGNFIWITKVIKLFSVESGTAFYGSNLSAANFTSANLKRASFSNWDIGPANMFRTRLKNVAGLDYAWLGSDILEDYRSRQLLITLDGTDQDLTGADLRGANLAGAKLHRAIFKSANLKGALLKGAELHGANLTEANCVGTDFNGAYFTGACLEAWNIDNTTNLQGIDCKYVFLLEQPDARGGRKRRPHDPDKIFQPGDFEKFFREMLDTVQILIRNGVDPQAFKKAFEKVMGEYPSVTRDSIQAMEKQGNDVLLTLQVPEGIDKGKLERTWDKGYQLGLKEGYTSGLLEGQKQRAEDAKEFTLSIISRFSSPIYINNMNNPINTGDGSFYAGGDVNLSGSTLNLGQISGQVINQINQIPAPATPDQPNLRDIFTQLKTAVETDSELSDDEKAEALQAVARIAAAGTEPNPDDKAKGIVKRATDALKGMTETLTDASKLADACTKLLPLVLSLFALI; encoded by the coding sequence TTGAGTCAGGGCAAGTACCAGGGCAAACGCCTGAGCGCCACCGATGTCACCCGCCTTTATGCCGCCGGAGAGCGGGACTTTCGTGGTGCGGTGCTGCGCGGGTGTAATTTTTACGGAGTAGACCTGTCGGGGGCCGACTTAAGCGGAGCTGATATTCGGAGCGCAAATTTTAGCCTAACACTTCTTATAGATACCAACTTTGCAAAAGCAAAGTGCGGGGTTCAAAAAAGGTGGCTCTTAGCAAAGATAGCTTTGGTGGCATGGTTTTCAACTCTATTTGCCGCTGTGTCAAGCGCAGCAAAAGATAGTTACTTGAAGAGTTTTGTAAGCCCAGAGCATGCAGTCCAGAATATTGAGCTAACTTATTACTTGGTTTTTGCATCTAATTTAGTCATTTTTCTAATCCTTATTGAAAAGGCATTTTCCGCAAGATCATCAATATTTATTGCTCTTTTCGGATTAACTTCGGGGATTACCTTGATTAACCATTTGGGAGCAAGTCGTGGCTTTGGCATTCTAGCCTTGCTAGGGATTATCTTTATATTTATAAGTCCTTTCTCTTTCCCGTCAAAGACTTTGACGCCTAATATAGCCATGCCTTTTGCGTTGACGGCAATTTCAGTCGTCATTGTCTTTGTGGCATCTACATTGGCAATTGGAATAGTGCAAACATTATTTTTCATCAGATACAATCCTCGATATCATCCTAGCGAAAATATCTTTCTCGGATGGGGCGAAAACTTGGGCTGGGCCGCCTTTGTTTTGACACCTCTGCTATTTTTTGTATTTATCAGTGTCTGGAGAGAAGGTGGGAATTTTATTTGGATAACAAAAGTTATTAAACTATTTTCTGTAGAATCTGGAACAGCTTTCTATGGATCGAACTTAAGTGCTGCCAATTTCACTTCGGCCAACTTGAAAAGGGCAAGTTTTTCTAATTGGGATATTGGTCCTGCCAACATGTTTCGTACACGACTCAAAAATGTTGCGGGATTGGATTATGCTTGGCTTGGTAGTGATATCTTAGAAGATTATCGTTCACGTCAATTGCTTATTACTCTTGATGGCACTGACCAGGACTTGACTGGTGCTGATTTGCGTGGTGCCAATTTAGCCGGGGCCAAGTTACACCGCGCAATTTTCAAGAGCGCAAATCTCAAGGGAGCCCTGCTGAAAGGGGCAGAACTGCATGGAGCCAATCTTACCGAGGCCAACTGTGTGGGCACCGACTTCAACGGTGCTTACTTCACCGGGGCATGCTTGGAAGCTTGGAACATCGACAACACTACTAACCTGCAAGGGATCGACTGCAAGTATGTGTTTTTGCTCGAACAACCCGACGCCCGAGGTGGTCGAAAGCGCCGACCCCATGATCCTGACAAAATCTTTCAGCCGGGCGACTTCGAGAAGTTCTTTCGGGAAATGCTCGATACGGTACAAATCTTGATTCGCAATGGGGTTGACCCGCAGGCCTTCAAAAAGGCCTTTGAAAAGGTTATGGGAGAATACCCCTCAGTTACTCGCGATTCTATTCAAGCGATGGAGAAGCAGGGGAATGATGTCCTGTTGACGCTCCAAGTACCGGAGGGTATCGACAAGGGAAAGCTAGAGCGCACCTGGGATAAGGGTTACCAGCTTGGCCTTAAAGAGGGGTATACCAGTGGTTTGCTAGAGGGGCAAAAACAACGCGCTGAGGATGCGAAAGAATTTACCCTCAGTATTATTAGCCGCTTCTCTTCTCCTATCTATATCAACAATATGAACAACCCCATCAACACTGGCGACGGCAGCTTCTACGCCGGGGGCGACGTCAACCTGTCGGGCAGCACCCTCAACCTGGGGCAAATCAGTGGCCAGGTCATCAACCAAATCAACCAAATTCCTGCACCTGCCACCCCCGACCAGCCCAACCTGCGCGACATTTTCACCCAGCTCAAAACCGCTGTAGAAACCGACAGCGAACTCAGCGATGACGAAAAAGCCGAAGCTCTGCAAGCCGTGGCCCGCATTGCCGCTGCAGGCACCGAACCCAACCCCGACGACAAAGCCAAAGGCATCGTCAAACGCGCCACCGACGCCCTCAAGGGCATGACCGAAACCCTTACCGATGCGTCAAAGCTGGCCGACGCTTGCACAAAGCTGCTGCCCCTAGTGCTGAGCCTGTTTGCCCTGATTTGA
- a CDS encoding type II toxin-antitoxin system VapC family toxin → METFVVDTHALAWFLAEDERLSATALQILSAAEAGETQVLISTLVLAELTYIAQRQRVPVTIETALARIEAGDGFAVVPFDSSCFQAMLNLPEDWDIHDRIIAATANLYDAQLITRDEMLSASGTVTVVW, encoded by the coding sequence ATGGAAACCTTTGTGGTGGATACCCATGCCCTAGCCTGGTTTCTGGCGGAGGATGAACGCCTTTCAGCTACCGCCCTTCAGATTTTGAGCGCAGCAGAAGCAGGCGAAACTCAAGTTTTAATCTCAACGCTGGTTTTGGCTGAGCTAACCTACATTGCCCAACGGCAGCGAGTGCCTGTCACTATCGAAACAGCGCTGGCACGCATTGAAGCTGGGGATGGGTTTGCCGTCGTGCCGTTTGACTCATCCTGTTTTCAGGCAATGCTCAACTTGCCGGAAGATTGGGATATTCACGATCGCATCATTGCCGCTACGGCAAACCTGTACGATGCTCAGCTGATTACCCGCGACGAAATGCTCAGCGCATCAGGGACAGTCACCGTTGTTTGGTAA
- a CDS encoding YeeE/YedE family protein — protein sequence MQMEWWYGLVGGILIGLSATLLLALNGRIAGISGMVNGAMTFAAAEVWRWLFLLGLVAGGLIYEYVLAPQPTPTYPFAPLTMTVAGLLVGFGTRLGNGCTSGHGVCGLGWLSGRSLVAVLTFMATGIATVFVTRHWLGWV from the coding sequence ATGCAGATGGAATGGTGGTACGGCCTTGTGGGTGGCATTCTGATCGGCCTCAGCGCTACCCTGCTGCTGGCCCTCAACGGGCGGATCGCGGGCATCAGCGGCATGGTCAATGGGGCCATGACCTTTGCGGCGGCGGAAGTCTGGCGCTGGCTGTTTTTGCTGGGGCTGGTCGCCGGGGGGCTGATCTACGAATACGTCCTGGCCCCTCAGCCCACCCCCACCTACCCCTTCGCCCCCCTGACGATGACCGTCGCGGGGCTGCTGGTGGGCTTTGGCACCCGCCTGGGCAACGGCTGCACCAGCGGCCACGGGGTCTGCGGGCTGGGGTGGCTGTCGGGGCGATCGCTCGTTGCCGTGCTCACCTTTATGGCCACCGGCATAGCCACCGTATTTGTCACCCGCCACTGGCTGGGCTGGGTTTAG
- a CDS encoding YeeE/YedE family protein, with amino-acid sequence MTTRSASTPNALAQNLVALAAGLLFGLGLGVSQMIDPQRVIGFLDLFGNWDPTLAFVMGGAVLVTLISFRFILRRPHPVLNGKFYLPTRRDIDRPLVLGAALFGIGWGLGGYCPGPAIAALGLGSANPLLFVVAMIAGSLLHKILSRAD; translated from the coding sequence ATGACCACCCGTAGCGCATCCACCCCCAATGCCCTGGCGCAAAATCTGGTCGCCCTCGCCGCCGGGTTGCTGTTTGGCCTCGGCCTGGGCGTTTCGCAGATGATCGACCCCCAGCGAGTGATCGGCTTCCTTGACCTGTTTGGCAACTGGGACCCCACCCTGGCCTTTGTTATGGGCGGCGCGGTGCTGGTGACGCTGATCAGCTTTCGGTTTATTTTGCGGCGGCCCCATCCTGTTTTGAATGGCAAGTTTTACCTGCCCACCCGCCGCGATATCGATCGCCCCCTGGTGCTGGGCGCGGCGCTGTTTGGCATTGGCTGGGGGCTGGGCGGGTACTGCCCTGGGCCTGCGATCGCCGCCCTGGGGCTGGGGTCTGCCAACCCGCTGCTGTTTGTGGTTGCGATGATCGCCGGATCGCTGCTCCACAAAATCCTCAGCCGTGCCGATTAG
- a CDS encoding NAD(P)/FAD-dependent oxidoreductase: MSPMSKDVIIVGSGIGGLCCGALLARYGYSVTVCESHTIAGGAAHGFERGGYTFDSGPSLYSGMSYRGSTNPLRHVLDAVGEGNSITWASYDTWGVRIPEGDFDTTVGNDQFAEVLHTLRGETAVQDWRRLQTAMVPLGKAATALPPAALRLDLGALQTAAPYAWELLKNAPALSQSSQPFSTVLDRTVGDPFIRHWMNMLCFLLSGLPAEGTSTAEMAFMFAEWYRPGVTLDYPMGGSAALVEALVRGLKKYGGTLRLGAHVKQILVENGRAMGVALRSGEVLRAGTVIANASIWDTLKLVPEGALPKAFVAERQATPPCPSFLHLHLGIDGAGLPPDLACHYITVEDWERGIDAPQNLIVMSIPTVLDPALAPPGKHTIHVYTPATEPYDLWQGLERRSEEYAALKATRAEPLWRALERIIPDVRQRVEVELVGTPLTHERFLRCHRGSYGPAISVQEGLFPGPKTPLEGLLCVGGSTFPGIGLPAVAACGLITANTLATVSQHRAMLRDALG, from the coding sequence ATGTCTCCCATGAGCAAAGATGTCATTATTGTTGGCAGCGGCATTGGTGGCCTCTGCTGCGGGGCGCTGCTGGCCCGCTACGGCTACAGCGTCACCGTCTGCGAAAGCCATACCATTGCGGGCGGGGCAGCCCACGGGTTTGAGCGCGGTGGCTACACCTTTGACTCGGGGCCATCCCTCTACTCGGGCATGTCCTACCGGGGGTCTACCAACCCCCTGCGCCACGTGCTCGATGCCGTGGGCGAAGGCAACAGCATTACCTGGGCCAGCTACGACACCTGGGGCGTTCGCATTCCCGAGGGCGACTTTGACACCACCGTCGGCAACGACCAGTTTGCCGAGGTGCTGCACACCCTGCGGGGAGAAACCGCCGTCCAGGACTGGCGGCGTTTGCAAACAGCGATGGTGCCCCTGGGCAAAGCCGCTACGGCTCTACCCCCCGCCGCTCTGAGGTTAGATCTGGGTGCCCTGCAAACCGCCGCCCCCTACGCCTGGGAGCTGCTGAAAAATGCCCCAGCCCTGAGCCAGTCGAGCCAGCCCTTCAGCACCGTGCTCGATCGCACCGTCGGCGACCCCTTCATTCGCCACTGGATGAACATGCTGTGCTTTTTGCTCTCGGGCCTGCCCGCCGAGGGTACCAGCACCGCCGAAATGGCCTTCATGTTTGCCGAGTGGTATCGCCCCGGCGTCACCCTCGACTACCCCATGGGGGGCAGCGCCGCCCTGGTCGAGGCTCTGGTGCGGGGCCTAAAGAAATACGGCGGCACCCTGCGGCTGGGTGCCCACGTCAAACAAATTCTGGTGGAAAATGGCCGCGCGATGGGCGTTGCCCTCCGCTCTGGGGAAGTGCTCAGGGCGGGCACCGTGATCGCCAACGCCTCCATTTGGGACACGCTAAAGCTGGTGCCCGAGGGTGCTCTGCCCAAGGCATTCGTGGCAGAGCGCCAGGCCACCCCACCCTGCCCCAGCTTTTTGCACCTGCACCTGGGCATCGACGGCGCAGGGCTGCCGCCCGATCTGGCCTGCCACTACATCACCGTTGAAGACTGGGAGCGGGGCATTGACGCCCCCCAAAACCTGATCGTGATGTCGATTCCCACGGTGCTCGACCCGGCCCTGGCCCCACCCGGCAAGCACACCATCCACGTCTACACCCCCGCCACCGAACCCTACGACCTGTGGCAGGGGCTAGAGCGCCGTAGCGAGGAGTACGCGGCGCTGAAGGCCACGCGGGCCGAACCCCTTTGGCGTGCCCTGGAGCGGATCATCCCCGACGTGCGCCAGCGGGTGGAGGTGGAACTGGTGGGCACCCCCCTGACCCACGAGCGGTTTTTGCGCTGCCACCGGGGCAGCTACGGCCCGGCGATCTCAGTGCAGGAGGGCCTCTTTCCTGGGCCAAAAACGCCGCTGGAGGGGTTGCTGTGCGTGGGCGGCTCCACGTTTCCGGGGATTGGCCTGCCGGCGGTGGCCGCCTGCGGACTGATCACAGCCAACACCCTGGCCACCGTCAGCCAGCACCGAGCGATGCTGCGAGATGCCCTGGGGTAA